From Streptomyces sp. CMB-StM0423, a single genomic window includes:
- a CDS encoding ABC transporter ATP-binding protein, with product MSTGKQKPDALLDIRDLHAGYTVAGRAGLGRRRVDAVAGVDLAVRPGRTVCIVGESGCGKSTLARAVVGLLQPFAGSVSFAGLDLATAGRRERRRVANDLQMVFQDPYTSLNPRMRVAEIVAEGWHIHKEMAPADEGTEVESLLTQVGLDGSYATRRLHELSGGQCQRVSIARALALRPKLIVCDEAVSALDVSVRAQILNLLADLQRELGIAYLFISHDLDVVRHIADEVAVMYLGTIVEHGTAAQVFESPQHPYTQALLAAAPSVHDRPDTTTTLPLTGEVPSPADPPSGCRFHTRCPLATDLCRTDPPDLRVRTGAPHPSACHYAGEPAAEPAAR from the coding sequence ATGAGCACGGGCAAGCAGAAGCCGGACGCACTGCTGGACATCCGGGACCTGCACGCGGGTTACACGGTCGCCGGCCGCGCGGGCCTGGGCCGCCGCCGCGTCGACGCGGTCGCGGGCGTCGACCTGGCGGTACGCCCGGGACGTACGGTCTGCATCGTCGGCGAGTCGGGCTGCGGCAAGTCGACGCTGGCCCGCGCGGTGGTGGGCCTGCTGCAACCCTTCGCGGGATCGGTCTCCTTCGCGGGCCTGGACCTGGCGACGGCTGGCCGCCGCGAGCGGCGGCGGGTGGCGAACGACCTGCAGATGGTCTTCCAGGACCCGTACACGTCGCTGAACCCGCGGATGCGGGTGGCGGAGATCGTGGCGGAGGGCTGGCACATCCACAAGGAGATGGCGCCGGCGGACGAGGGGACGGAGGTGGAAAGCCTCCTGACGCAGGTGGGACTGGACGGTTCGTACGCGACCCGCCGCCTGCACGAGCTGTCGGGCGGCCAGTGCCAGCGGGTGAGCATCGCGCGGGCGCTGGCGCTGCGGCCGAAGCTGATCGTGTGCGACGAGGCGGTGTCGGCGCTGGACGTGTCCGTACGCGCCCAGATCCTGAACCTGCTCGCGGATCTGCAGCGGGAGCTGGGGATCGCGTACCTCTTCATCTCCCACGACCTGGACGTGGTCCGGCACATCGCGGACGAGGTGGCGGTGATGTACCTGGGCACGATCGTGGAACACGGCACGGCGGCCCAGGTCTTCGAGTCCCCCCAGCACCCGTACACCCAGGCCCTCCTGGCGGCGGCCCCCTCGGTCCACGACCGCCCGGACACCACCACGACCCTCCCCCTCACCGGCGAGGTCCCCTCCCCGGCCGACCCCCCGTCCGGCTGCCGCTTCCACACCCGCTGCCCGTTGGCGACGGACCTGTGCAGAACGGACCCCCCGGACCTCCGCGTACGAACCGGAGCCCCCCACCCGTCCGCCTGCCACTACGCGGGCGAGCCCGCGGCGGAGCCCGCTGCTCGCTGA
- a CDS encoding ABC transporter ATP-binding protein — MSSTASSTAAETAPAARLRDVHIGFGRDGSRRVVRGVDLDLVPGRVTALVGESGSGKSLTSLALMGLLPAGARVSAGTVEIEGRDTAGFTDAQWRQLRGAKVAMVFQDPMAALNPSFTVGWQIAETLRRRGTGRRAARERAVELMRTVGIPDAEARYGAYPHEFSGGMRQRAVIAMALTLDPAVLLADEPTTALDVTVQAQILRLLAGRQTEAGMAMLLVSHDLGVVARVAQEVAVMYAGRIVETGALDDVYTAPAHPYTRGLLDAVPDPARPGRLVPIEGQPPAPGTLPAGCAFAPRCGYATEVCRTQDPALTAVGKAHKSACHHSGKVLAGAGNVEAAS; from the coding sequence ATGTCTTCCACGGCGTCTTCCACGGCCGCAGAGACGGCTCCGGCCGCCCGGTTGCGGGACGTCCACATAGGCTTCGGCCGCGACGGTTCCCGGCGGGTCGTCCGCGGGGTCGACCTCGACCTCGTACCCGGGCGGGTCACCGCCCTTGTCGGCGAGTCGGGCAGCGGCAAGTCGCTGACGTCGCTGGCCCTGATGGGGCTGCTGCCCGCGGGCGCGCGGGTGAGCGCGGGGACGGTCGAGATCGAGGGCCGGGACACCGCCGGGTTCACCGACGCGCAGTGGCGGCAACTGCGGGGCGCGAAGGTCGCGATGGTCTTCCAGGACCCGATGGCGGCGCTGAACCCGTCGTTCACCGTGGGCTGGCAGATCGCCGAGACGCTGCGCCGCCGGGGCACCGGCCGCCGCGCGGCCCGGGAGCGGGCGGTGGAGCTGATGCGGACCGTCGGCATCCCCGACGCGGAGGCCAGGTACGGCGCGTACCCGCACGAGTTCTCGGGCGGTATGCGGCAGCGGGCGGTCATCGCGATGGCCCTCACCCTGGACCCGGCGGTGCTGCTGGCCGACGAGCCGACGACGGCGCTGGACGTGACGGTGCAGGCGCAGATCCTGCGGCTGCTCGCCGGGCGGCAGACGGAGGCGGGGATGGCGATGCTGCTGGTCTCGCACGACCTGGGCGTGGTGGCCCGCGTCGCGCAGGAGGTGGCGGTGATGTACGCGGGCCGGATCGTGGAGACGGGCGCGCTGGACGACGTCTACACGGCACCGGCACACCCGTACACGCGCGGCCTGCTGGACGCGGTCCCGGACCCGGCGCGGCCGGGGCGGCTGGTGCCGATCGAGGGCCAGCCGCCGGCGCCGGGGACGCTGCCCGCGGGGTGCGCGTTCGCGCCGAGGTGCGGGTACGCCACGGAGGTGTGCCGGACGCAGGACCCGGCGCTGACGGCGGTGGGGAAGGCCCACAAGTCGGCCTGCCACCACAGCGGGAAGGTCCTGGCCGGGGCAGGGAACGTGGAGGCGGCGTCATGA
- a CDS encoding ABC transporter permease: MSSTTAAAPAPAPAAEEPRTGKAPGDAVRRVPVRVWIGAGILALFVLAAVVGPLLHPYDPVATDLPNRLLSPGERTDAGDIAWLGTDQMGRDLLANLLAGSRISLLVACATILVGGAAGLVVGLVSGYFGGWPDTIASRIGDIQLAFPSILLAILLAGVLGPSVTNIVITLAITRWVIFARVARASAMATRRLGFVDSARVLGAGHVRIMVRHVLPSVWQPLLVAATVQVGLVMVAEASLSFLGLGVPVDTSSWGATVSVGRDYLGSAWWISTMPAAALALVVTAVGVIGDGFRDVSDPRSQI; encoded by the coding sequence ATGAGCAGCACGACCGCGGCCGCGCCCGCTCCGGCGCCCGCCGCAGAAGAGCCCCGTACGGGCAAGGCCCCCGGCGACGCCGTGCGGCGGGTGCCGGTGCGGGTCTGGATAGGCGCCGGGATCCTCGCGCTCTTCGTCCTCGCCGCCGTCGTCGGGCCGTTGCTGCACCCGTACGACCCGGTGGCCACCGACCTGCCGAACCGGCTGCTGTCACCGGGGGAGCGCACCGACGCGGGCGACATCGCCTGGCTGGGCACCGACCAGATGGGCCGCGACCTGCTCGCCAACCTGCTGGCGGGATCGCGGATCTCGCTGCTGGTCGCCTGCGCGACCATCCTGGTCGGCGGCGCGGCCGGCCTCGTCGTCGGGCTGGTCTCGGGCTACTTCGGCGGCTGGCCGGACACGATCGCCTCCCGCATCGGCGACATCCAGCTCGCCTTCCCGTCCATCCTGCTGGCGATCCTGCTGGCCGGGGTGCTCGGCCCGAGCGTCACCAACATCGTCATCACGCTGGCGATCACGAGGTGGGTCATCTTCGCCCGCGTCGCCCGCGCGTCGGCGATGGCGACGCGGCGGCTCGGGTTCGTCGACTCGGCGCGGGTGCTGGGGGCGGGACACGTACGCATCATGGTCCGCCACGTGCTGCCGTCCGTCTGGCAGCCGCTGCTGGTCGCGGCGACGGTGCAGGTGGGCCTGGTGATGGTCGCGGAGGCGTCGCTGAGCTTCCTCGGCCTCGGCGTACCGGTCGACACCTCGTCGTGGGGCGCCACCGTCTCGGTGGGGCGCGACTACCTGGGCTCGGCGTGGTGGATCTCCACGATGCCGGCGGCGGCGCTGGCGCTGGTGGTCACGGCGGTGGGCGTGATCGGGGACGGCTTCCGGGACGTGTCGGACCCGCGGTCGCAGATATGA
- a CDS encoding ABC transporter permease: MGAFLAKRLAQAVVVAFGALTLVFLIVRVVPGDPAKLIVGPDASAEQLESVRADFGLDDPLWRQYADHLAGIVRGDLGDSWRLGGSALSNTLDRFPATLSLSLAALLLTVVVGIPLGMLCARRPGKLLDLVVSTGSLAGQAIPSFWLGIVLILIFARRLDWLPATVDGSPAAVLLPAFTLSLPFIGWLARLVRSSALEEGGKDYARTARAKGVGEGTIQYVHVGRNIAIPVVTVLGLLMGNFIANAVIIEVVFSWPGIGSLMVDAITNRDYAVVEAAILTITLAYIVLNLLVDVVYFVIDPRLTPEDA; this comes from the coding sequence ATGGGCGCGTTCCTCGCCAAGCGCCTCGCGCAGGCCGTCGTCGTCGCCTTCGGCGCGCTGACGCTGGTGTTCCTCATCGTGCGGGTCGTGCCCGGCGATCCCGCCAAGCTGATCGTCGGGCCCGACGCCTCCGCCGAGCAACTGGAGAGCGTACGGGCCGACTTCGGCCTCGACGACCCGCTGTGGCGGCAGTACGCCGACCACCTCGCCGGCATCGTCCGCGGCGACCTCGGCGACTCCTGGCGCCTCGGCGGCTCCGCCCTCAGCAACACCCTGGACCGCTTCCCGGCGACCCTGAGCCTGTCGCTCGCGGCGCTGCTGCTGACCGTCGTCGTCGGGATCCCGCTGGGCATGCTCTGCGCCCGCCGCCCCGGCAAGCTGCTCGACCTGGTGGTCTCCACCGGCTCGCTCGCCGGCCAGGCCATCCCGTCGTTCTGGCTCGGCATCGTCCTGATCCTCATCTTCGCCCGCCGACTGGACTGGCTGCCCGCGACCGTCGACGGCTCACCGGCCGCGGTGCTGCTGCCGGCCTTCACGCTCTCGCTGCCGTTCATCGGCTGGCTCGCCCGGCTGGTGCGCAGCAGCGCACTGGAGGAGGGCGGCAAGGACTACGCCCGTACGGCCCGCGCGAAGGGCGTGGGCGAGGGGACGATCCAGTACGTGCACGTCGGCCGGAACATCGCGATCCCGGTCGTGACCGTCCTCGGCCTGCTGATGGGCAACTTCATCGCCAACGCGGTCATCATCGAGGTCGTCTTCTCCTGGCCGGGCATCGGCTCGCTGATGGTCGACGCGATCACCAACCGCGACTACGCGGTCGTCGAGGCCGCGATCCTCACGATCACCCTGGCGTACATCGTCCTGAACCTGCTCGTGGACGTCGTCTACTTCGTCATCGACCCCCGCCTCACCCCGGAGGACGCATGA
- a CDS encoding LacI family DNA-binding transcriptional regulator, giving the protein MTPRRRPTLRDIALSLDLSVNTVSRALADKDAVSPETRERVKEEAERLGYVPNTMARSLVLRNAMTLGLVITNPANPFYARLISAIEERGRQRGYSLMLMVTEDSAENERRAAEELMRWGVDGVLAIPVQHGAEHWSRLRKSGTPVVLLNRHLPELDADVVGVDYYAGARAATEHVLDGGATELYLVEEDLEISPVSERIRGFRETLAARGIAAPDDAVVRVDPAAAPEGVPVSGPFDPGVAYAVGAELARRAGPGAVVLAGNDYHALGLYRAFAERGLRVGTDIGVVGHGDHPFSAYLDPALTTVRLPAPDVGRAGVDRLLERVQSGPDSAAEDADPIRTLLAPELVVRASAGPLRRRGEQ; this is encoded by the coding sequence ATGACCCCACGCCGCCGACCCACGCTGCGCGACATCGCCCTGTCGCTCGACCTGTCGGTCAACACCGTCTCCAGAGCGCTCGCCGACAAGGACGCGGTCAGCCCCGAGACCCGCGAGCGGGTCAAGGAGGAGGCGGAACGCCTCGGTTACGTGCCCAACACCATGGCCCGCTCCCTCGTGCTGCGGAACGCCATGACCCTCGGGCTCGTCATCACCAACCCGGCCAACCCCTTCTACGCCCGCCTCATCTCCGCGATCGAGGAGCGCGGCCGCCAACGCGGCTACTCGCTGATGCTGATGGTCACCGAGGACTCCGCGGAGAACGAGCGCCGCGCCGCCGAGGAGCTGATGCGCTGGGGCGTCGACGGCGTGCTGGCCATCCCCGTGCAGCACGGCGCGGAGCACTGGAGCCGGCTGCGCAAGTCCGGTACGCCCGTGGTGCTGCTCAACCGGCACCTGCCGGAGCTGGACGCCGACGTCGTGGGCGTCGACTACTACGCCGGTGCCCGCGCGGCGACCGAGCACGTGCTGGACGGCGGGGCGACCGAGCTGTACCTGGTCGAGGAGGACCTGGAGATCTCGCCGGTCTCGGAGCGTATCCGGGGCTTCCGGGAGACGCTGGCGGCCCGCGGGATCGCGGCGCCCGACGACGCGGTGGTGCGCGTGGATCCGGCGGCCGCGCCGGAGGGGGTGCCGGTCTCGGGGCCCTTCGACCCCGGGGTGGCGTACGCCGTCGGCGCGGAACTGGCGCGGCGGGCGGGGCCCGGCGCGGTGGTGCTGGCCGGCAACGACTACCACGCACTCGGCCTGTACCGGGCGTTCGCCGAGCGGGGGCTGCGCGTCGGCACGGACATCGGCGTCGTCGGCCACGGCGACCACCCGTTCTCCGCGTACCTCGACCCGGCCCTGACCACGGTCCGGCTGCCCGCGCCCGACGTGGGCCGGGCGGGCGTCGACCGGCTGCTGGAGCGGGTGCAGTCCGGGCCCGACTCCGCGGCGGAGGACGCGGATCCGATCCGTACGCTCCTGGCCCCCGAACTCGTCGTACGCGCCTCCGCCGGACCACTCCGAAGAAGAGGTGAGCAATGA
- a CDS encoding ABC transporter substrate-binding protein, protein MTGTSRAGGRGPARRDFLAMAGLGATAVLLPGCGVGSAAPSGALRAAFGQPVTDLDPYNAATAVDEASLIVKRLVFDTLVRREGAELVPGLASKWRREGDTKWVFTLRRGAVFHDGSEVTARDVVACLKHTQQVASAQTPLWATVTGAEAPDDHTVVFTTDGPLGSLPVNLTLLFIVPARLVADPEQKRSPVGSGPFRVTGFTPSTSVELARFDDYWGGRAELPAVSMPYIAETSTAITALRNGDVDLLWPVPPDQLPEVTGVSGITVESVPSWTYYFNWFNCAREPFSDPDVRRALCQAVNVPQIVDALFGRGGKQMRAPIPETVAGFAPQRPWPYDPDEARRLLARAGLGRGFSTSMMWFDATGPLSRELAQALISAWADIGVTVEPQSIEKAMWLERLNGLDWDMNLQTNTVTTGDAAFTIGRLYTSEAKRLGYANEELDAVLARAAGAPEGPERDALYGEACGTIWSDAVGLFPVTLVTGYGRAKELTGFTPAPNNQPDLAVVGRR, encoded by the coding sequence ATGACCGGGACGAGCAGAGCGGGTGGCAGAGGCCCGGCGCGGCGGGACTTCCTGGCGATGGCCGGGCTCGGCGCCACGGCGGTGCTGCTGCCCGGCTGCGGCGTCGGCAGTGCCGCGCCCAGCGGGGCGCTGCGGGCGGCGTTCGGGCAGCCGGTCACCGACCTGGACCCGTACAACGCCGCGACCGCCGTCGACGAGGCGTCGCTGATCGTCAAGCGGCTGGTCTTCGACACCCTCGTACGGCGCGAGGGCGCGGAGCTGGTGCCGGGGCTCGCGTCCAAGTGGCGGCGGGAGGGCGACACGAAGTGGGTCTTCACGCTCCGCCGCGGCGCCGTCTTCCACGACGGCAGCGAGGTCACCGCCCGCGACGTGGTCGCGTGTCTGAAGCACACGCAGCAGGTCGCGTCCGCGCAGACCCCGCTGTGGGCGACGGTCACGGGCGCCGAGGCGCCCGACGACCACACGGTGGTCTTCACCACCGACGGGCCGCTCGGCTCGCTCCCGGTCAACCTCACCCTCCTGTTTATCGTCCCGGCCCGGCTGGTCGCGGACCCGGAGCAGAAGCGGAGCCCCGTCGGCTCCGGTCCGTTCCGGGTCACCGGCTTCACCCCGTCGACCTCCGTCGAACTGGCGCGGTTCGACGACTACTGGGGCGGCCGGGCGGAGCTGCCCGCGGTCTCCATGCCGTACATCGCCGAGACCTCGACGGCGATCACCGCCCTGCGCAACGGCGACGTCGACCTGCTCTGGCCGGTCCCGCCGGACCAACTGCCGGAGGTCACCGGGGTGTCCGGGATCACCGTCGAGTCGGTGCCCTCCTGGACGTACTACTTCAACTGGTTCAACTGCGCGCGCGAGCCGTTCAGCGACCCCGACGTCCGCCGCGCGCTCTGCCAGGCCGTGAACGTCCCGCAGATCGTGGACGCCCTCTTCGGCCGCGGCGGCAAGCAGATGCGCGCGCCGATACCCGAGACCGTCGCCGGCTTCGCGCCGCAGCGGCCCTGGCCGTACGACCCGGACGAGGCGCGCCGGCTGCTGGCGCGGGCCGGGCTCGGGCGGGGGTTCTCCACGTCGATGATGTGGTTCGACGCGACCGGGCCGCTGTCGCGGGAGCTGGCGCAGGCGCTGATCTCGGCGTGGGCCGACATCGGCGTCACCGTCGAGCCGCAGAGCATCGAGAAGGCGATGTGGCTGGAGCGGCTCAACGGCCTCGACTGGGACATGAATCTCCAGACGAACACCGTGACCACCGGCGACGCCGCCTTCACCATCGGCCGCCTCTACACCTCGGAGGCCAAGCGCCTCGGCTATGCCAACGAGGAACTCGACGCCGTCCTGGCCCGCGCCGCCGGTGCGCCCGAAGGCCCGGAACGCGACGCACTCTACGGCGAAGCCTGCGGGACCATATGGTCGGACGCCGTCGGTCTCTTCCCCGTCACCCTCGTTACCGGGTACGGGCGCGCGAAGGAGCTGACCGGCTTCACCCCCGCCCCGAACAACCAGCCCGACCTCGCCGTGGTGGGGCGCCGATGA
- a CDS encoding DUF6772 family protein yields the protein MTTAPHSDPRLLDPKLAKFNPLRRILVHDDFNTGTHGWIELIGNHDQHGDLDTVDEHMSDFRPPQLSSCNFFDVGTHGAMSGTYALKVATRPVTGHTGVAIRRLTMSGRGRVQFETYFAYKAEAASAENGAAAAAGGGKWDANNHPSEQQFGAITVATDICDGVRYHNVVRYQNTDLDHEVQHRWMYPTVPEPTPREHFEGKLKLPRTADFTAPEPADWRQFGERQDLCFNEVPTKVNWHYLRWVIDTGTRSNVELQVNDVVHDMSGVPVPPYDEEYGSLQNLLNFYVSVRTHTDVRNFLYLDSVLISVDW from the coding sequence GTGACGACCGCACCACACTCCGATCCGCGCCTGCTCGACCCGAAGCTGGCGAAGTTCAACCCGCTGCGCCGCATCCTCGTCCACGACGACTTCAACACCGGCACGCACGGGTGGATCGAGCTGATCGGCAACCACGACCAGCACGGTGATCTCGACACCGTCGACGAGCACATGTCGGACTTCCGGCCGCCGCAGCTCAGCTCCTGCAACTTCTTCGACGTCGGCACGCACGGGGCCATGTCCGGCACGTACGCCCTGAAGGTCGCCACCCGGCCGGTCACCGGGCACACCGGCGTGGCGATCCGGCGGCTGACGATGTCCGGGCGCGGCCGGGTGCAGTTCGAGACGTACTTCGCGTACAAGGCGGAGGCCGCCTCGGCGGAGAACGGCGCCGCGGCCGCCGCCGGCGGCGGCAAGTGGGACGCCAACAACCACCCGTCGGAGCAGCAGTTCGGCGCGATCACCGTCGCGACCGACATCTGCGACGGCGTGCGCTACCACAACGTCGTGCGCTACCAGAACACCGATCTGGACCACGAGGTGCAGCACCGCTGGATGTACCCCACGGTCCCCGAGCCGACCCCCCGCGAGCACTTCGAGGGCAAGCTCAAGCTCCCGCGGACCGCGGACTTCACCGCCCCGGAACCCGCCGACTGGCGGCAGTTCGGCGAGCGGCAGGACCTCTGCTTCAACGAGGTCCCCACCAAGGTCAACTGGCACTACCTGCGCTGGGTCATCGACACCGGTACCCGCAGCAACGTCGAACTCCAGGTCAACGACGTCGTCCACGACATGTCCGGCGTGCCCGTCCCGCCGTACGACGAGGAGTACGGGTCGCTGCAGAACCTGCTCAACTTCTACGTCTCCGTACGCACCCACACCGACGTGCGGAACTTCCTGTACCTCGACTCCGTGCTGATCTCGGTGGACTGGTGA
- a CDS encoding threonine ammonia-lyase: protein MIKPLKVENIEEAASLIDPVFRDGPYVEDAALARRVGRDLALKLETLNPIRSFKGRGADYFMHELAEGQRVVCASAGNFGQAVAYAGRARGIAVTVYCARTANPVKVARMRELGAEVVLAGADFDAAKDAARAYADGAADRLFVEDGEEPRISEGAGTIAVELAPLPGTLLVPVGNGALIGGIACWTKARAPRTRIVGVCAAGAPAMAESWRRNAPVSTPEARTIADGVAVRVPVPAAVDRMRGLVDDVVLVDDDQLREALRAVRDTVGLILEPAAALGVAAALHHDFEAGALATVVTGSNFSPELLAELTELTPAAD from the coding sequence ATGATAAAGCCCTTGAAGGTGGAGAACATCGAGGAGGCGGCGAGCCTCATCGATCCCGTCTTCCGCGACGGCCCGTACGTCGAGGACGCCGCCCTGGCCCGCCGGGTGGGCCGGGATCTGGCGCTCAAGCTGGAGACGCTCAACCCGATCCGGTCCTTCAAGGGCCGCGGCGCGGACTACTTCATGCACGAACTGGCCGAAGGGCAGCGGGTGGTCTGCGCCTCGGCGGGCAACTTCGGCCAGGCCGTCGCGTACGCGGGCCGCGCGCGCGGCATCGCCGTCACGGTGTACTGCGCCCGGACCGCGAACCCCGTCAAGGTCGCCCGGATGCGCGAACTCGGCGCCGAAGTGGTCCTGGCCGGCGCCGACTTCGACGCCGCGAAGGACGCCGCACGGGCCTACGCGGACGGCGCCGCGGACCGCCTCTTCGTCGAGGACGGCGAGGAGCCGCGCATCTCCGAGGGCGCCGGCACCATCGCCGTGGAACTCGCGCCGCTGCCCGGCACCCTGCTCGTACCGGTCGGCAACGGGGCCCTGATCGGCGGCATCGCCTGCTGGACCAAGGCCCGTGCGCCCCGCACCCGGATCGTGGGCGTCTGTGCGGCGGGCGCCCCCGCGATGGCCGAAAGCTGGCGCCGGAACGCGCCCGTCAGCACCCCCGAGGCCCGGACCATCGCCGACGGGGTCGCCGTCCGGGTGCCGGTGCCCGCGGCCGTCGACAGGATGCGCGGCCTCGTGGACGACGTGGTACTCGTCGACGACGACCAACTCCGCGAGGCGCTGCGGGCGGTGCGGGACACCGTGGGCCTGATCCTGGAACCCGCCGCCGCCCTCGGCGTCGCCGCCGCACTCCACCACGACTTCGAGGCCGGCGCCCTGGCGACCGTCGTGACCGGCAGCAACTTCTCCCCCGAACTCCTCGCCGAACTCACGGAGTTGACTCCGGCCGCAGACTGA
- a CDS encoding peptide deformylase: protein MAVRSTLQLGDPALREPAADVAEPGSPRTAETAADLADTLAGWVARTGYGRGIAAPQIGVPSRVVHLHLDRPWTLINPRITGRSTATWEPWDACLSFSLQFFCQVGRARWVDVEYLSADGERHALRAEGDLGELLQHEIDHLDGIMAVDRMISPSTLCMRSEFEQRHRDESPYQQ from the coding sequence ATGGCCGTACGTTCGACGCTCCAACTCGGCGACCCCGCCCTGCGCGAGCCCGCCGCCGACGTCGCGGAGCCGGGCTCGCCCCGGACCGCCGAAACCGCCGCCGACCTCGCGGACACGCTGGCCGGCTGGGTGGCGCGCACCGGCTACGGCCGCGGCATCGCCGCGCCGCAGATCGGCGTGCCCAGCCGCGTGGTCCATCTGCACCTGGACCGGCCCTGGACGCTCATCAACCCCCGGATCACGGGCCGTTCCACGGCGACCTGGGAGCCGTGGGACGCTTGCCTGAGCTTCTCCCTGCAGTTCTTCTGCCAGGTCGGCAGGGCGAGATGGGTGGATGTGGAGTACCTGTCCGCGGACGGGGAGCGGCACGCTCTGCGCGCGGAAGGCGACCTCGGCGAACTGCTCCAGCACGAAATCGACCACCTGGACGGCATCATGGCGGTCGACCGGATGATCTCGCCGAGCACCCTGTGCATGCGCTCGGAGTTCGAGCAACGCCACCGCGACGAAAGCCCGTACCAGCAATGA
- a CDS encoding GntR family transcriptional regulator, with translation MTTYPAGANEPIARAEPLREAVYLRIVALISAGKYAPGAPLTEAGLSRTLQVSRTPVREALLRLQAEGVLQSALARGFTVRPLVRRDAAELYPVLASLEALATRTITALDPATTQRLRTVLDELEGCADPVRRWQLDTEWHTAIAAAAGNRHLLGMLTQLRTNLSRYELAYMREVKHRADVDHEHRKALAALAAGDFAHAADLLEAHWHDGMRTILDWLDGPD, from the coding sequence ATGACCACGTACCCCGCAGGCGCGAACGAGCCCATCGCCCGGGCCGAACCGCTCCGCGAAGCCGTCTACCTCCGCATCGTCGCCCTCATCTCCGCGGGCAAGTACGCCCCGGGCGCCCCCCTCACCGAGGCCGGCCTCAGCCGCACCCTCCAGGTCTCCCGCACCCCGGTGCGCGAAGCCCTCCTCCGCCTCCAGGCCGAAGGCGTCCTCCAGTCCGCACTGGCCCGCGGCTTCACCGTCCGCCCCCTCGTCCGCCGCGACGCCGCCGAGCTGTACCCCGTGCTGGCATCCCTCGAAGCGCTGGCCACCCGTACGATCACGGCGCTCGACCCCGCCACGACGCAGCGGCTGCGCACCGTGCTCGACGAACTCGAAGGATGCGCGGACCCGGTACGCCGCTGGCAGCTCGACACCGAGTGGCACACGGCGATCGCCGCCGCGGCGGGCAACCGCCACCTGCTGGGGATGCTCACCCAACTGCGCACGAACCTCTCCCGCTACGAACTCGCGTACATGCGCGAGGTGAAGCACCGCGCGGACGTCGACCACGAGCACCGGAAGGCCCTGGCGGCCCTCGCCGCGGGCGACTTCGCGCACGCGGCGGACCTGCTGGAGGCCCACTGGCACGACGGCATGCGCACGATCCTCGACTGGCTCGATGGACCGGATTAA